CGCTGCTGTCACTAccatttccttttattctttgCGTTTGTACATACACGGTATAAAACCCTCCTCTTCCACCTGCTTGCACCAGGCCAGCGTCGGCAATGCCCAGCCAGACCGGGCCCCACGCCGGTGGCTGCCCGGGACGCGGGACACTGGGGCTCACCCTGGCTCACGGGGGGGGTTCCAGGTGTTCCTCCCACGAGGGACGGACCCACGCTCCCCTCGGCATCCCCGGGATCAGCCGCTtggagggctgggcagggagcaTCCCCCCAACTCCCGGGCTGTGTGGAGGGTCGAGTGCCTGGGATGGATGGATCCATCCAGCCACCCACCTGAGGGATGGGGAGTGAGCCCCCACCATGGCACAGGGTCGGAGGCTCTTGGCCTGCAGAAAGTCCCCAAAAAACCCAGGGAGCCGGAGCTTCCCACAGTCCCAGGCCTCCTCTGAGCTCCAGAGCCAAGTCCTTCCTCATGGGAAATCTCCCCTCCGTTAAAACCAAAAGTGAGAGTAAAGAAAGTTAAGTACAAATCAGAGGGCAGTAAAAACCGTACGgcggaaaaaaaatatatattactaAAGGGGCTAAAACTTCAAAGCCTCGTCTTGTTTGATCCTATATTGCTTTACATGGACAagggagaaaacaaagaaaagagctAATATCCAAAGTCCAACAGAAAGAACCAAAATCGAGTCTCCTTTCCCCTCCCGGGATGTGCTGGAGCTCTCCGAGGGCCAAGAGGCGTcggggctgcccccggcccccggAGCAGAGCGTTGTCCTGCCGCGGCACGTCCGCCGTCGGACGGGGAGAGGGAACGAGTGAGGAGTTGAGTCTTCCCCAGTGCCACCCATTGCAGCACTGGGGTATTAGGCCCCGTGTCCAAGCAACCACAAATAAGAACCAGACCTCTTGGCTCGGCCGCCCGCCTTTTATACTCTGATCTCGTCGTCGTCTTCGTCGGCGAATGAAAACTCCTTGTCGGGGCGTTTCGGGGGGCCCCCCCGCTGGCTCGGTGGCCCGGGGACGGGGCTGCGCTCCTCCGGTCCCGAGGTGCAGCTGGATGCTGAACTGCTGTCTctggggcagcggccgccggcgccgcgagatgggctctggctcggcgggGCCGCTGCCGGGGAACCGGGCAGGGCagcaacctcctcctcctcctcctcgtggCTTTCCTCCGCCTCAGGGTCTTCATCCTGCTCCCACTGCTCCTTATCCATGATGCTCAGCACGTCCCCGAGCATGGAGGGCCCCAGGTCGATGTGGAAGGACATGATGGACTCGGCGTGCTTCATGCCCGCCCCGCTCTTGGCCACCACGACGGGCAGCTCCGTGATGTCCCCGAAGTCGCGCTCGTCCAAGCCGGGGCTCAgcggcccggcggccgccccgttCGGGCGCTGCTGCTCTTCAGGACTCACCTCCTCAGGCAGCTTCTTGACGGGGCTGGAGGAGAGACTCTTGGGCAGCTGCCCCGCGCTCCTGTCCACCTCCTTCTCGttgagctggggcagggagacGGCGTTCTTCACAAAAAGCGCCGAGTCCCGCAGCGAGCCCAGCATGTCCCGCCGGTCACCTCGCGTCACCGACTGCGAACGTTTGCTGCTGCGGAAACGCCGGGAGAGcaggctggg
The sequence above is drawn from the Athene noctua chromosome 18, bAthNoc1.hap1.1, whole genome shotgun sequence genome and encodes:
- the CDC42EP4 gene encoding cdc42 effector protein 4 — its product is MPILKQLVSNSAHSKRRSRADLTAEMISAPLGDFRHTMHVGRAGDAFGDTSFLTSKAGEPGPEVGEEPGASKPSLLSRRFRSSKRSQSVTRGDRRDMLGSLRDSALFVKNAVSLPQLNEKEVDRSAGQLPKSLSSSPVKKLPEEVSPEEQQRPNGAAAGPLSPGLDERDFGDITELPVVVAKSGAGMKHAESIMSFHIDLGPSMLGDVLSIMDKEQWEQDEDPEAEESHEEEEEEVAALPGSPAAAPPSQSPSRGAGGRCPRDSSSASSCTSGPEERSPVPGPPSQRGGPPKRPDKEFSFADEDDDEIRV